Proteins found in one Drosophila innubila isolate TH190305 chromosome X, UK_Dinn_1.0, whole genome shotgun sequence genomic segment:
- the LOC117794096 gene encoding 5'-AMP-activated protein kinase catalytic subunit alpha-2, producing the protein MPQLRAAAAEAAAAGSVNGQPLVKIGHYLLGATLGTGTFGKVKIGEHQITRLKVAVKILNRQKIKSLDVVGKIRREIQNLKLFRHPHIIKLYQVISTPSDIFMIMEYVSGGELFDYIVKHGKLQEHQARRFFQQIISGVDYCHRHMIVHRDLKPENLLLDHNMHVKIADFGLSNMMLDGEFLRTSCGSPNYAAPEVISGKLYAGPEVDIWSCGVILYALLCGTLPFDDEHVPSLFRKIKSGIFPIPEYLNKQVVNLVCQMLQVDPLKRATIEEIKKHEWFQKELPAYLFPSSIEQDSNVIDTYAVAEVCTKFGVKESEVHNSLLSGDPHDQLAIAYHLIIDNKRFADDAATQISEINNFFVAGSPPPTMPMQHHHSPHDPSRLSGGNNEPVATVIIGGGGTAASSGSATPVHHNNGAPSLNLGGAGAGGGGGPTIRPHPERIAPHIRERAVQNTGGGAFPEKTARGGTPIKRAKWHLGIRSQSKPNDIMLEVYRAMKALSYEWKIINPYHVRVRRQNVKTGKFSKMSLQLYQVDAKSYLLDFKSLTNDEVEQGDDVIMESLTPPPLSVSGVMPLQPTGHHTMEFFEMCAALIIQLAR; encoded by the exons CATTATCTGCTTGGTGCAACACTTGGCACGGGCACCTTTGGCAAGGTGAAAATCGGTGAGCATCAGATAACGCGGCTCAAGGTCGCCGTCAAGATACTCAACAGGCAGAAGATCAAGAGTCTCGATGTTGTTGGCAAGATACGACGCGAGATACAAAACTTGAAACTCTTCCGCCATCCGCACATTATCAAGCTCTACCAG GTGATCTCTACCCCATCGGATATATTCATGATCATGGAGTATGTGAGCGGAGGAGAGCTCTTCGACTACATTGTGAAGCATGGCAAGTTGCAGGAGCATCAGGCGCGACGTTTCTTTCAGCAGATAATATCTGGCGTGGATTACTGTCATCGTCATATGATCGTGCATCGGGATTTGAAGCCAGAGAATCTACTGCTCGATCACAATATGCACGTGAAGATTGCCGACTTTGGACTGTCCAATATGATGTTGGATGGTGAATTTTTGAGGACATCTTGTGGCTCACCCAATTATGCGGCACCGGAGGTGATATCGGGTAAACTGTATGCTGGTCCCGAGGTGGATATCTGGTCATGTGGCGTCATTTTGTATGCTCTGCTGTGCGGCACATTGCCGTTCGATGATGAGCATGTGCCGTCACTGTTCCGTAAGATCAAGTCGGGGATCTTTCCCATACCGGAGTATTTGAACAAGCAGGTGGTGAATTTGGTGTGTCAAATGCTGCAGGTGGATCCGTTGAAGCGTGCCACCATCGAGGAGATTAAGAAGCATGAGTGGTTCCAAAAGGAATTGCCCGCCTATCTGTTTCCCTCATCGATCGAGCAGGACTCGAATGTGATTGACACATATGCGGTGGCCGAGGTGTGCACCAAATTTGGCGTCAAGGAATCCGAGGTGCACAATTCCCTGCTCAGCGGTGATCCGCACGATCAGCTGGCGATCGCCTATCATCTGATCATTGACAACAAACGCTTTGCGGACGATGCTGCCACACAGATAAGCGagataaataatttctttgtgGCCGGCTCACCGCCACCCACAATGCCCATGCAGCACCACCACTCGCCCCACGATCCCTCGCGTCTCAGTGGTGGCAACAACGAGCCCGTGGCGACCGTCATCATTGGCGGTGGCGGCACTGCAGCCAGTTCGGGCAGTGCCACGCCTGTGCATCATAATAATGGTGCGCCCAGCCTTAATCTTGGTGGTGCTGgcgctggtggtggtggtgggcCCACCATACGACCACATCCGGAACGCATTGCACCGCACATACGCGAACGCGCCGTACAGAATACGGGCGGAGGTGCCTTCCCGGAGAAGACAGCACGTGGCGGCACACCAATCAAGCGTGCCAAATGGCATCTGGGCATACGATCGCAGAGTAAACCGAATGACATTATGCTCGAGGTTTATCGTGCCATGAAAGCATTGAGCTACGAGTGGAAGATCATCAATCCGTATCATGTGCGTGTACGGCGTCAGAATGTGAAGACGGGCAAATTCTCAAAGATGTCGCTGCAATTGTATCAGGTGGATGCCAAGAGTTATCTGCTCGACTTCAAGTCGCTGACCAACGATGAGGTCGAACAGGGCGATGATGTCATCATGGAGAGCCTGACGCCGCCGCCTTTAAGTGTCAGCGGTGTGATGCCACTTCAGCCAACGGGACACCACACCATGGAGTTCTTTGAGATGTGCGCCGCCCTCATCATACAGCTGGCGCGCTAA